CCATACTTCCCGTTCAGCAATACAGACACATAGCCATCCCTGGCATTATTCACATCGTCATACTTCGGCGCCACCAGCTCTTTACCTTTATTATCAAGCATGCCCGTTTTGCCATTGGCCTTCACCATATGGAAACGGCCTTCTTTTACCCAGGCAGAGTCATATTTTAATGAGGAGGTCTTACCATTAGGTAACAGATATCCCGTCTTTTTGCCTTTTCTGACGATTGCCAGTCCTGCCTTAAAAGGACCAATAGCATCATATACAGGCGCAACGATCACTTTACCAGCGGTATCAGCAAAACCGTATTTACCGGCTTTTTCAATCTTTACAAGAGAAAGGGTGTCGTCCCCGGCTTTGGGGGCAGACGGCGCCTGAGCATAGCCCATGATGGCAGAAAATAGCAGACTCACAAGGATAGGACACTTTTTCATAGGTAGCAGGTTATACTACCCAAAAATAAAAAAAATGAGGCATTTTAATATAATAAATATGTAAACACCTCATTGGCATGTATCAGGCAGGTATGATAATCAGATCATTGGAAGGAAATAAAGTCTCTACAGCATTATTTTGGTACCTAATACCTTCAGAAAGGCGGCGATCCATTGCGGATGGGCCGGCCAGGCAGGCGCCGTTACCAGGTTACCATCTGTGACTGCTTCGTCGATGTTGACAGCTGCATAAGTACCTCCCGCCATTGTCACCTCCGGGGCCACTGCCGGATAGGCGGTCAGGTTCTTACCGCGCACCACATCCGCAGCTGTAAGGATCTGTATACCATGACAAACAGCCGCAATCGGCTTATCGGCTGCGGCAAACTGTCTTACGATGTCAAGGACCTTCGCATTTAGCCGCAGATACTCCGGCGCACGGCCTCCGGCAATCATCAGCGCATCATAAGAAGAAACCTGTACGTCTGAAAAAGAAGCATTCAGCACAAAATGATGCCCACGTTTTTCACTGTAGGTCTGATCACCCTCAAAATCATGTATCGCCGTAATGATCTTGTCGCCGGCAGCTTTATCCGGACAAACCGCATGAACAATATGTCCTACCATCTGCAGCATCTGAAATGGCACCATTGTTTCATAATCTTCTGCATAATCTCCCGTGAGAAAGAGGATCTTTTTTTGTGACATCTGTGTGGATTTTTGGGTAATGTGTGATGATATTCGTTGTCTTCCTGTGAAGTCTCTAAAGTTAATAAAAAAAAGACTCCGGTAGTATGATGTCTATACTACCGGAGCCATGATTATTGATGAGGGATCGTTGCGTCTTTGTCAGTTAACCTGATCGTTGCCATCAGGCAATACGAAAACAATGCAAAAGAAAGAGCCGGTGATGCGCAGCATCAATAACCCGGATTCTGCGGAAACTCGTTGCTCGTTCTGTCTATCTGGTCCTGTGGAATCGGACGTAGCTTGTGCTTATCCTCTATGTTCGGACCACCCTGCGGATTATGTAAACGTACACGCTCCAGCAGTTTGTTCGTACGCTTCAGGTCAAACCATTGCTGTTGCTCTCCTACCAGCTCACGACCACGTTCGTCCAGGATAAAATCCAGTGTCAGCTGCGCTGCTGAAATTTTCATCGCTTCTCTATGGGCATGTGTTTCTTCTGCCGTAGCGCCTATACGCGCTGACCGCATACGCAGGGTATTGATATAGTCAACCGCCTGTGCTGTAGCTCCTTTGTACATCAGTGCTTCTGCAGCGATAAGATAATCTTCTGCCAGCCGGAATGCAATGAATGGACGCACGCCGGAAGCCTGGTTGTCCGGACGTAGCGCGTCGGCAAATTTATTCAGCGATGGATATAAACGTTCGGTATAATTACGTGGGGGTACCAGCTGATAATTCTTACTGGCGATGAGTGCATCCGGCACATCATATCCCGGCATGAACACAGAAGTATCCCCTATTTTCAACTTCGCACTGCCTGCATTGGCGAACCATACTGATGTGAAGAATTTCTCGTAACGCGTATCATTCACACGGTCGGCATACAATGTATCCAGCAGGAACTTTGTAGGGCGGAAACGCTTCCATGGTGTACCATTCGCCAGATCACGTTTCATACCACCGAGTACATCATACTGCATCAGAAAGAAACGACAGGCGTTGTTGTCACCGGAATTATACAAGGCATCATTGGTAAATTGTACGGCCCAGATAGTCTCTGCGTTGTTCTCCTTTCCCTGTGCCCATACCTGTCCTACGTCAGGTAACAATGACATGCCATAGTTTGTGATCACCTTTGTGGCATATGCTGCT
The DNA window shown above is from Chitinophaga agri and carries:
- a CDS encoding DJ-1/PfpI family protein, with the translated sequence MSQKKILFLTGDYAEDYETMVPFQMLQMVGHIVHAVCPDKAAGDKIITAIHDFEGDQTYSEKRGHHFVLNASFSDVQVSSYDALMIAGGRAPEYLRLNAKVLDIVRQFAAADKPIAAVCHGIQILTAADVVRGKNLTAYPAVAPEVTMAGGTYAAVNIDEAVTDGNLVTAPAWPAHPQWIAAFLKVLGTKIML
- a CDS encoding RagB/SusD family nutrient uptake outer membrane protein, which translates into the protein MKNICLYLLLCVGIATGCNKMLDEEVVSSVTDGFYNTPSGFATAVNGSYAGLRSFYSTERGMTVTVFGTDTYTNGSDGDFKFANQYTSQLDGRYAHLREIWNAFYQSINTSNAVVGRADNVPDLDSVAKRLGVAQARFCRANYYFVLLQLFGAVPLRLTENTEIVTEAHRDPIPAIYDAIIADLNYAAQTLPNTQTEWGRATKPAAEHLLARVYLTRATSEAKGANDYDSAAAYATKVITNYGMSLLPDVGQVWAQGKENNAETIWAVQFTNDALYNSGDNNACRFFLMQYDVLGGMKRDLANGTPWKRFRPTKFLLDTLYADRVNDTRYEKFFTSVWFANAGSAKLKIGDTSVFMPGYDVPDALIASKNYQLVPPRNYTERLYPSLNKFADALRPDNQASGVRPFIAFRLAEDYLIAAEALMYKGATAQAVDYINTLRMRSARIGATAEETHAHREAMKISAAQLTLDFILDERGRELVGEQQQWFDLKRTNKLLERVRLHNPQGGPNIEDKHKLRPIPQDQIDRTSNEFPQNPGY